Below is a window of Heteronotia binoei isolate CCM8104 ecotype False Entrance Well chromosome 14, APGP_CSIRO_Hbin_v1, whole genome shotgun sequence DNA.
tgattccccgctcctcccatctcatgaagcctgctgggtgacttccggcctgtcacagttctctcaggactctcctGGCCCCACCAACTCActtaaggtgcctgttgtggggagaggaagggaaaggcaattgtaagccgctgagACTCCCTAAggtagagaaaggtggggtgtaaaaCCTATTCCTTCTTCAACAAGGTGTTAGGAACCCCATATTTGGTTACCGTATGTCATTGTCTGTTAAACGTTGGGTTGGTACATCTCCTCCAGCCCTATCTATTCCAACTGGGGACAGAGTTCTCAAGATACTTTTTTCAGCCCTTTTCTCCGAGAACTTTTAAACTGGTGACACAGAGGAGTGGATGGAAAGTGAATGTCCTACCCCTGAATACGGCATTGCATTAAATCATTGCCAAAACTTTTGTCTTGCTCCCAGGGTGTGGTTTTTATGAACCaccaggccttaaattcagcaggagctcacaggagcatgtAGCTCCTGAATCTTTTTGACAGCCCCTCCTCCTtgtcctccccacctacctaccttgtccattgaacagtaggtgcagctgcataagaatccctggattaggagagtgggcagccagccagctaccaggagttttgccatgccaccagcagccctcattaacccctggagaagcctgccccaccctttctccacttcttgtgtgatttggggtggcaagtggcttgctggccttttgactgggggggggaggggcaaggagagccccaagcgagcaaggcctgcttggactggctggatctctagccagcccaagcaggcctcactcgttcGGGGCTCTCCTTTTAtttagttttttatttaataggcttatattctgccttttcccgtaaacgggctcatatatataaaatatatataaaaacatataaaaataacaataaaaacctacatatcaaagttaaaacaccaattttAAATTagcagtaaaaaaataaataaaatgcaccaccggcggacagggcacagcatatcgataaccagttgtaggcccaccttataCGATGGTAATAAcgataggatagcactgtaataagcatgatgtcaccacaaggttgcttgcatcgggttgcttttggctggtggggagggtggcatatgctaatgagctccaccatctatttttctacaaaatgactccggTGAACCACACATATATATGCAGGTTTTCATTCAGCAACTGAGCTTATCTTTTCAATGGTTTGGATCTTACAAGTCATGTGCTCAGTAAAGGAACGCATTGGTTTCGGTGTGCTTAATACTTCGCCGTTTGCCTTCCGGCCCGCAGATACCACCACGCCGATATCAAGTCTGAACAGAACGGATGCTATCGTCATTGCGTCGATGAAAATATCGAGAGGAGAAACCACTATTTGGATCTTGCAGGAATAGAAAACTATACTTCAAAATTTGGACCAGGTAGTATGTCAGACTGGTCAGTGTGGTGTTggggttagaacaggggtggccaaacttgcttaacctaagaagcacgcagaataaacatcagacatttgagagccgcaagacacgaacaaatattacacacacacgtctttatgaaaactcttaatactttctttgcacagaaagataaaatacatatgtatgcacagTATAACATGACCATGTTAGGAGGagactttttaaagaacaaaagttgggaataacagtccccataagaccagcacagggaacacttgagagtaagtctgcattaagttccttgacctctgggagccacataatatgtgtgaaagagtcgcatgtggctcccgagccacagtttggccattcctgggtTAGAGTACTGGGCTAGGAAACCAAAGTTGGAATCCCTTTTCTGCCAGGGGTCTGAAGGTTGTTGAATGACCAGAGGTCATTCATGATGGGGAGCCATGTTCATCtttctgcagcagtagaaaagagcaagagtccagtagcatcttaaagattaacacaatttgtggcaggggatgagctttcatgaatcattGCTCCCTTCTTCGGATACAGCTAGATACATGGGGCCAGTTGCTCTCTCAATcactttggtgtggtggttagagagTGATGGACtcggggggttttttgtagcaagaactccttttaatattaggccacacacgcctgatgtagccaatcttccaagagtttacagtaggccctgttataagctcttggaggattggctacatcaggggtgtgtggcctaatatgcaaaggagtctccactacaaaaaaaaaagccctggacagactctaatctagagaatagggtttggttcctcactcctccgcataaagccagctgggtgaccttgggtcagtcacagctcgctcagccctgcctacctcacagggtgtctgttctgcggagaggaagggaaggtgattgtaagctgctccaagactcctctcggtagtgaagggtggggtgtaaaaccAGCTTTCTTCTAGCCTGCCTCAcagttgggagagccagtttggcgtaatgGTTAAGTCCATGGACTCTTTCCTGGGAGAacctgatttgattccccattcctctacatgCAGTTGttgaagtgaccttgggtcagtcataagtctgtcacagctgttcctctcaagagcagtttctgtcagagctctctcagctccacacacttcacagggtgtctgttgtggggaggggaagggaaaggagattgtaatccactcggagactcccaagtgaagggcagggtataaatccaatttcttcttgttgtaagctgtgtgtgtgtgtgtgttgtatgcATTGTATGTAGTTTggattgcatttctttttttgtaaaaaaatactTTAAGATCTAGGGTGCAAGTCTAGTTAACATGATTTGGCATCCAGTTCTGTAAACTACCTTTATGAAAGGAGAACAAAAAATGAGTTCCATTCTAAAGGTTTTCCAAGTTCAAAACCAGAATGATGTTTCCATCTGGAAAACTGTTTTACTAAACCTTATCCATGACAGAATTTAAAATTACGTTGAACACTACAGCCGATCGGTAGAAGCTGGGCCAGCTCAtctattaggcaaactaggcggttgcctagggcgccgggaggggcgcttaattgggctcccccccccctttcctggtgcccaaggcaaccacatttgcccccctcccctctgccgcACTcccgctgccccctccctcccgagCTTGCTGTGACAACGCTGAGCCCTACTGCTGGCTTCTCGCAGTCACTTCTGTGCATTTTGTGAAGAGACAGATGGAGGAGACTTCGCTCCCTCCTCACTTCCTGCCTCctcacttcctgttctggaaaggaggaaggagaagcctcctccatcaGTCTCTTCACAAAACATGTAGACGTGGCTGCGAGAAGCTGGTAGTAGGGCTCAGTGTTGTCGTgatgagctgggggggggggtgagcgggTGACATGTGGTTTAGAGCTGGCACTGGGTAGACGTCTACTTTCTTTCGTTTTTagatggcatccattttgtgcaTGAAAGAATCAATGGATTGAATGCTTTTTAAACTCCATTATATTTGATTTTGTCATcatcttcccctctccccacacaaCTAGAATATGACTAGCGCCTCTTCTGTTTTTTTAGGATCTCCACCTGCTGCTCAGAAACATGACCCGCCCGTCCGAGTGGCAAATCAAACTAGATCCCGTTCTCACGAACCAGAAATCTTCCATGCTCACCAGCGGAAGTCAACAGCAGCAGACCCTGGCCACGTCAGTTTAATGGAAGCGTCCTATGCCAAGCTGGCGGAAATCCAACATAGGCTGCGGAGTCAGGATGCAAACAGGCACTTTGTGAAATCACCCAAGTCCCAGAGCAAAAATGCAGCTTCCATTCATGTGGGAAGGGCCGTAAGGAGTAAACCGGTTCCCGGAACGTCTATCCCGATAACTTCCCCTACGGCACGGGTCGGCCAAAACCTTCCTTATCTCCCCATGCAGTCTCAGCAGACTTACAAGAAACACAAGCAGAGGGCCAAGGAGGCTCACCAAATGTGCAAAACCTTCCAGGCCCCGGGGACAGTGGTGGAGAAAGAGCACGTCAGAGACCTTCCCGCCGTCATCTTGTACGAAGGCCAAGTCGGACAGATGATCCAGCGGCACGAACACCACCATCACCACGAGCACCATCATCACTACCATCACTTCTACCAGACATGAGCccagacccccccctccctcgtCCAATTGGGATCATCCCGTATGAAGGAAGCCCTGTGAAGCAGTTCTCCCACAAGAAGGCGTCGTTCTTAATTGACGTTGTTGCCACACCGTTAATATTTCACTAGTACCTATGTTAGGACTTAAaaacactaataataataataataataatctaacACTATTTATATTACGTGGACCTGTATCTCTTACTTTAATAACTTGTGGGTTTTTATTTTCGAGTTGGCTtgtataaaaagaaagaaacacacCGTGCGCAACCACAAACAGCCAATTGTTATTCTAAGGAGCTGGGTCTGAATACAGGCCATTCATGCACTTCGGGGAATGATCCCTTCCTCTGTGGTACCGGAAAAGATGCTACCGGCGATGTGGTTCGGCATCTGGCCCAGCCACGTGTCGGCTCAGTGCAGGGAGCCTGTCGTCAGGGGAACAACATTCCAAGGTTCTGGACTCCGGGAATACAAAACAGCTGCTACCTCTAGTCTAATGCAGAACTTCCAATTGATTGTACTGTGCTACAAGGAGGgtgtgggtttttgtttttttttaaactccaaTGCATTCACGTAACCTGTTTATGTTGTGCTCCTCACCTCTTTACAAGCTATATCTTAATATTCACAATACTATTAACTTTGTCAACACAGCTACATTTttcctgacttttttttttttaaagttccaagtTTTCTGGTTTTACGTTCCGgttctttgttttttgtttccccTAACTGATGCATTTATGGCCTGATTGATATATATCTAGTGATATTTTAACATATCTGTTCTTTTACTTTACTGCTTGACACGTGTCAGAAAACTGTTTAAGCAGTGCACCAAGATAGGCACACCAAGTGTCTGCTTCCAGCAGCTAATTTCCTGCCACCATGCTACATGACCACCACCGATAGTATTCATGGCAGTAAAAAAGACTGAGAGTGGCGCTTGACCAAGACGTGCTGTAGAAAGAGAGAACAAACTGATTGTATATGGCAATAGGCCTTTACAATCCATCTGCGATAAATGATAGAATGTACAAAACCAATGTAAAATATACAGATTTAACATTTATACATCCCTAAAAATCTAACCGTTTCCATCGACAGATTGTTTACAAGTGCTTTATCTCTCAGGTTATAGTCTAGGAatattcccctcccccagtatttatggtttttaccatagatatttgcaggggtccttttgtagaaagaAAAAGACGCAGGAGCTCAGTAatgtatctcatttgcatatgccccaggatctgtgtgcagcggggagagaagtccccactgcatgcagaccctggctggaggttcaggagtggtgctcctgtgaactcctgctgaattcaagccctggataTTTGATGGAATTCCTAgaacatctggaagtgacatcacttcagggccagatgaaaccctgtccaggccccacccccagaaaTCATTCTGGGCATTGTGGGCAGGGGTCCTGGCCACTCTACACCACTGGTGTAAAAAATACCTCCCACCAGAAGAGTGAGGTAAGCCTCAGAGAAAGGAGTGGGCGTACCAGATGAGCTTTATTCCAGTTTATGGCTTCCACTTCCAACACCACTGAGGAAGCCCCTCCTCCAAGCTCAAAATGCTGCTGGCGTTACCCTCAGTTCCACGTTCCTCAGGTGTCACcttgtgatgacatcaccaacTGGCTTGTTATTTTCAGCCAGCTTACATCCAGCCTCCCCAGATTCTAGTTTGCCACTCCCTCAGAGTGTGCGCTAACACCAGAACTGGCGTGACAGAGAATGTGCCGCCACACCGCACCATTTTGAAAGGAAACATGTATCGGACAgaaatgcaacttccttttccacACTTCTTATTCAGATCATAACTAAACTTCACtgtgttttattttgttggttGGAGGATttcttaaactttttttttttttaaatgcatttaacCCCACAGTTTgtgagccccctccccccggtttgttttgttttttgagaaAGCAAGAGAGATTTTGAAGGATATGTGCTTTCTCATTTTAAATTTTGGCATATATATGAATAcccacaaacatacacacagagTCTCAGGTACACTTTTTTTGTGTTTTCCAGAAATCTGTGGCTTTGGAATACGAACACTTTAATCTTAAAATGGTCACTCCTTGGGCATGTTTCAGATCCCCATGTTGTATGTTCCTGTTTTCTCCTTCGATGCCTCTGAATTTTGGTGTCCTTCGGTGACTGTCATTTTGCTTTTTGCTTCTAATATCCCCTTGCCTGGTCTCTTGTGGTTTCACCAACCCCTTCCCGCTAGGCCTTCCCTTCCATAAAAGCAAATATGAGTGTCCAAAACCTAGAAGGTAAAAACAAACCTTGGAAAAGTGTGACCGAAAGAGTTGGATATCTCAGTCATACCAATAGGGATGGGGGAACTGAAGGTACCTGTGCTGAATTCAGCCCCCCAGGAGAGCTGGCTGTCTGGACTAGAAGTGGAATGAAAGCCTTCACCACTTCCTCATCGCTGATTTGCACAACTATATTCAGACCCAGGTCTCTATAACTTCATAGCTCtcgtcagggatggaattctagcaggagcccctttgcatatgaggccactccccccccccgatgtagccaatcctccaagagcttacaaaaaagaaccttgtaagctcttgggaggattggctacgtcggggtgtgtgtgtgtgtgtaggctattatgcaaaagagctcctgctagaattccacccctagctcTCATTGTATAATTACAATAAGATCCATTCAGTTTGTAGTGTAGCCAGGAGGGTCTTTCTCTTTTGGCCCTCAGCATAGAATGTGGTCCTCACGCCCTGTCATGTATACCAGGCACACAAAAACAAAATGAAGGCAGCGGTCCCTTCAGCTCCTTCTCCTCTcgtgtggggaggaagagaagcttgTGTGGAACCCTGTCTTGTCTAGTGGACATGGACCCATGCAAATAGGAATGAGGTGCGATGTATGATGTATAAGAGGGAAGCTCTACCAGGGTATGAGTTGTTGCTACCTTCAGGCAGGAAGCGGTGAAGGCTCCCTGCCCCTCTGTCATTGGAGGGAGCTGGTAGGCAGAGATGGGTGCATCAGGATTTGCTGGTAGGAGAGCACAAGACGTTGTTTaaggcagtggcccccaacctttttggcaccagggaccagccccagggccggCCCGACCACCGCAACCCCAGggcaggcagggtgggggcaccgaatttggcCCCTCCCCCCCGcgatgcctccttctccctttgttttcaccattttaaggccggggaaggggcggtgaagcacctctcaggctctttaaaggccaaccccctgccgatcagctgatcggtgggggaaACCGTGGCAGCGGCGAGTGAACCGCTGAAAAAGtggcactgcccttgcctcctccccactaccTTCCTGGGTgtggggaaggaagtggggaggaggcaagggcaatgCCACTTTTTCAATGGGTTGCTCACCGCTGCTGCCACAGTTTTCCcctctgatcagctgatcggcagggggggttcggcctttaaagagcccgggaggcgcttcaccaccccttccccggccttaaaacgGTAAAAATGGAGGGAGGCGGCACCGTGGGGGGCTGCGGGGGACGGGGGGCGAGGCTgcgcagcccggttgctaacaggctgtaGACCAGTCTgcagaccgggggttggggacccctggtttaagaTCTCAGGCTGTGATTGAGTGGTTAAATATATTTGGTTTTTTATTTGCTGCAAAGGTGGTGAAGGATGTTGGAAGAGGGAAAAGTATTTCGGTGCAGCTCTTTGTTTTGCAGAAGCTTACCGGGAGAAAAATCTCAGCATGGAAGggcgagggtgggggggagagaacattcttctctcccctccctctggcTACAGTTGTGCCTGACCATTTGACAGGCCGCCAAGGAGGAAACCAAAATTCCTTTGTTGGCTTTGGAACATGAAAGGAAATTCTGACTATACACTCACAGTGTCTAAACACAAGCACGCACGCACTTGGTTTAGCTTCTCATGTCTTTGAAGTTTGGGTGATTTTTCTGTTTGTTTACAATATTGTGAAATGTTTTTATGTTacatcggtgggggggggggggctactctGTGTGTGTCCGGCTCAGCTATTTGATCCGTTCTAGATAGGGTGTTTTCCAAGCAATGTCTTTCAAAAAGCCCAACTTCCAGAGAGTGTGACATTAGACAGTTGAAGTTAAAAACtcctgggggttttttgtggATCAAGGCCAGAATTGGAAATCTGTGCTCCAACTTATGTGTGTTTTGAAGGGGGACTAATCAGCAATTGTTAACTCTGGGAGGGGGCAAGCAGAATTTTCTAAAAACCCttttattttaatgtcttcccgTCAACCTCTTTTCCTCTTACATCCGGCACAAAGCTTCTGAGTTGTGTGTGATGATTTGCCCGTTCTTTTGATTCTTGACATTTTTAAATGTTCAACATTATTTATAGGCTGAATTTTCTGTAtagaaaatttgggggtgggggagggggcgaggTTAACAGTGTCTTTACTTACCACTGAATTGTTCTAGTCTATGGCGATTTTTGCTGCTTTTGTTTATCAGTCCCTTTATTTCCCTCCtatgtataaatatatattatatatataattatgggctgcaaaaaaaaaaaaggcatttacATGTCTAGTAGAAGGAATAAGCTTATTTATATGATAGTGTTAAAACAAAGTCTGATGTATTCAagtgattttttttgttgttttactgCATGCAACTCCACAAATGTATCTCACATTCCGTTAGAGAGAGATGCCATGCCGTTGGATCCCCAAACGAGTGGTATTCTTTTGACCGAGCATTATCCATGTGCAATTTGGTGACTCGAACAAAGCAAAAGAGTTTCTTTTCTGTAATGGAgatatgggatttttttttttaagcattcgATTGGGACAGATTAGTTTTAGGATTGACCACGGCCTCAGCATGTTCTTCAGTGCTGCCCTATTCTTGTAAGTAGATGCTTGGAAGAACTGATGAAGAGATTCTTCAGGTTAATCCAGATGTTCTCTCTCACTGGGTGGTGCTGAACAAACTTCCATGCGCAACTTTTTTGGTGATGCAGCATGAGAGGGTATGTTAGGAAATGAATTGTGTGTGGGTTGTTCCTGAGGTcaaatatgtttgtttgttttttacaaaaACCAACCTTGGGGTGTTCTAAGATAGTGCCTCTTAAGGCTGGTTTCTGTGACTGCTGCATGGCGGCAATCAGGAGATAACCAAAGGGCTGGATTTTCTCCTGACCCAAAGTGGATATTGTTCACTCTGACCTAG
It encodes the following:
- the NKD1 gene encoding protein naked cuticle homolog 1, with the translated sequence MGKLHSKHAAVCKLRESPEGDSFAVNASLARKGLEDWMVKQKYLGSGNGGLGLQAGCQHRAVCRLSGSRDPAGEGFREAIENEHFHLEVALPPEKMDGACSGDEKKMEKETDARASAKKQLKFEELQCDVSVEEDNRQEWTFTLYDFDNNGRVTREDITSLLHTIYEVVDASVNHSPSSSKTLRVKLTVAPDGSQKKKGILLNHTDLQSSRHRTESKANEDLRSCEKKQRGSLRYHHADIKSEQNGCYRHCVDENIERRNHYLDLAGIENYTSKFGPGSPPAAQKHDPPVRVANQTRSRSHEPEIFHAHQRKSTAADPGHVSLMEASYAKLAEIQHRLRSQDANRHFVKSPKSQSKNAASIHVGRAVRSKPVPGTSIPITSPTARVGQNLPYLPMQSQQTYKKHKQRAKEAHQMCKTFQAPGTVVEKEHVRDLPAVILYEGQVGQMIQRHEHHHHHEHHHHYHHFYQT